From the Streptomyces sp. SN-593 genome, the window GAGGCATCGTGGGTGCTCCTGTTCGTGGTCGGGTCCCCGCTTGTCGCCACGGCCGACGGTAGCCGTCCGGCCCGTGCTCAACCGGGCCCGCGCCCGGTTGAGCACGCCGGTCGAGCCCGCCACCACCGACGCTCCGCGCCCGGTCCAGACGGCACGGCGAGCATGTGTCGACATCAGTGACGGACGTGTCGAAGTGACCCGGAGGGTGAGTGCCCGTGAGCGAGAACGCACTGCCGGCGGACCGGTCCGCCCGTTCCGAGCGGATCGCCGCACGGACCCGCAACAGCGACTGGCGGAAGCCGCCACGTCGCATCGAGACCGCCGAGTGCATCACCTGCGACAGTTGCCTGCGCGGCTGTCCGGCGGAGTTCGGCGCCATCGTCGACCGCGGTCTCGACGTCGTGATCATCCCC encodes:
- a CDS encoding 4Fe-4S dicluster domain-containing protein yields the protein MSENALPADRSARSERIAARTRNSDWRKPPRRIETAECITCDSCLRGCPAEFGAIVDRGLDVVIIPELCSGCPACVLECPVDCIYVDEDWSPSDDSLWNLVEFPAETR